The Streptomyces luteogriseus genome includes a window with the following:
- the afsQ1 gene encoding two-component system response regulator AfsQ1: MPSLLLIEDDDAIRTALELSLTRQGHRVATAASGEDGLKLLREQRPDLIVLDVMLPGIDGFEVCRRIRRTDQLPIILLTARNDDIDVVVGLESGADDYVVKPVQGRVLDARIRAVLRRGERESNDAASFGSLVIDRSAMTVTKNGEDLQLTPTELRLLLELSRRPGQALSRQQLLRLVWEHDYLGDSRLVDACVQRLRAKVEDVPSSPTLIRTVRGVGYRLDAPQ; the protein is encoded by the coding sequence GTGCCTTCCCTGTTGCTGATCGAGGACGACGACGCCATCCGGACGGCCCTGGAGCTCTCACTGACGCGCCAGGGCCACCGCGTGGCGACCGCTGCCAGCGGTGAGGACGGTCTGAAGCTCCTTCGCGAGCAGCGGCCGGACCTGATCGTGCTGGACGTGATGCTGCCCGGCATCGACGGGTTCGAGGTGTGCCGGCGCATCCGGCGCACGGACCAGTTGCCGATCATCCTGCTGACCGCGCGCAACGATGACATCGACGTGGTGGTCGGGCTGGAGTCCGGCGCCGACGACTATGTCGTCAAACCGGTCCAGGGGCGGGTGCTCGACGCCCGGATCCGGGCCGTGCTGCGGCGCGGCGAGCGAGAATCGAACGACGCGGCGAGCTTCGGCAGCCTCGTCATCGACCGCTCGGCGATGACCGTGACGAAGAACGGCGAGGACCTCCAGCTCACACCGACCGAGCTGCGGCTGCTGCTGGAGCTGAGCCGGCGGCCGGGCCAGGCGCTGTCGAGGCAGCAGTTGCTGCGGCTGGTGTGGGAGCACGACTACCTGGGCGACTCGCGGCTCGTGGACGCGTGTGTCCAGCGGTTGCGCGCCAAGGTCGAGGACGTGCCGTCGTCCCCGACGCTGATCCGTACCGTGCGGGGCGTCGGCTACCGGCTGGACGCGCCTCAGTGA
- a CDS encoding sensor histidine kinase, with translation MTQAHQGGARGWTGARKGVLSPLRFTSLRLRLVVVFGLVALTAAVSASGIAYWLNREAVLTRTQDAVLRDFEQEMQNRAGALPERPTQDELQHTAGQMAGSDQRFSVLLVGRDTEGRTVYGSSGGLNGFSLQDVPKSLRTAVNRTQKTDGSNKHPYHLYWQRIVDHDTPYLVAGTRVIGGGPTGYMLKSLEPEAKDLNSLAWSLGIATGLALIGSALLAQAAATTVLKPVQRLGAAARRLGEGKLDTRLRVSGTDELADLSRTFNNAAEALEKRVADMAARDEASRRFVADMSHELRTPLTAITAVTEVLEEELEAETGSMDPMIEPAVRLVVSETRRLNSLVENLMEVTRFDAGTARLVLDDVDLADQITACIDARAWLDAVELDAERGLHARLDPRRLDVILANLIGNALKHGGSPVRVSVREAEDSIVIEVQDHGPGIPEDVLPHVFDRFYKASASRPRSEGSGLGLSIALENAHIHGGEITAANSPDSGAVFTLRLPRGTSPAEEQPAEDELTPGSDTDRPQGEDTKGDAR, from the coding sequence GTGACCCAGGCGCACCAAGGGGGGGCCCGCGGCTGGACCGGGGCGCGCAAGGGAGTTCTGTCGCCGCTGCGCTTCACCAGCCTGCGGCTGCGACTGGTCGTCGTCTTCGGCCTGGTGGCCCTGACGGCCGCCGTGTCCGCGTCGGGGATCGCGTACTGGCTCAACCGCGAGGCCGTGCTCACCCGCACCCAGGACGCCGTGCTGCGCGACTTCGAGCAGGAGATGCAGAACCGGGCGGGCGCGCTGCCCGAGCGTCCGACGCAGGACGAACTGCAACACACCGCGGGCCAGATGGCGGGCAGCGACCAGCGCTTCAGCGTGCTGCTGGTCGGCCGCGACACCGAGGGCCGGACCGTCTACGGCAGCTCCGGCGGGCTGAACGGCTTCTCGCTCCAGGATGTGCCGAAGTCGCTGCGCACGGCGGTGAACCGGACGCAGAAGACCGACGGGTCCAACAAGCACCCTTACCACCTGTACTGGCAGCGGATTGTCGACCACGACACCCCGTACCTGGTGGCCGGTACGCGGGTGATCGGCGGTGGCCCGACCGGTTACATGCTCAAGTCGCTGGAGCCGGAGGCCAAGGACCTCAACTCGCTGGCCTGGTCGCTGGGCATCGCCACGGGGCTCGCACTGATCGGCTCGGCGCTGCTCGCGCAGGCCGCGGCGACGACCGTGCTGAAGCCGGTGCAGCGGCTCGGGGCGGCCGCGCGGCGGCTCGGCGAGGGCAAGCTGGACACCCGGCTGCGGGTGTCCGGTACCGATGAACTCGCCGACCTGTCGCGGACGTTCAACAACGCGGCCGAGGCGCTGGAGAAACGGGTCGCCGACATGGCCGCCCGCGACGAGGCGTCCCGGCGGTTCGTGGCGGACATGAGCCACGAGCTGCGGACGCCGCTCACCGCGATCACCGCCGTGACGGAGGTGCTCGAGGAGGAGCTGGAGGCGGAGACCGGCAGCATGGACCCGATGATCGAGCCCGCCGTCCGGCTGGTGGTCAGCGAGACGCGACGGCTGAACTCCCTGGTCGAGAACCTGATGGAGGTCACCCGCTTCGACGCGGGCACCGCCCGGCTCGTCCTGGACGACGTCGACCTCGCCGACCAGATCACCGCCTGCATCGACGCCCGTGCCTGGCTGGACGCGGTCGAGCTGGACGCCGAGCGCGGCCTGCACGCCCGGCTGGACCCGCGGCGCCTGGACGTCATCCTGGCCAACCTCATCGGCAACGCGCTCAAGCACGGCGGTTCCCCGGTGCGGGTGTCCGTGCGGGAGGCGGAGGACTCGATCGTCATCGAGGTGCAGGACCACGGGCCCGGCATCCCGGAGGACGTTCTGCCGCACGTCTTCGACCGCTTCTACAAGGCCAGCGCCTCCCGGCCCCGTTCCGAGGGCAGCGGCCTGGGACTGTCCATCGCGCTGGAGAACGCCCACATCCACGGCGGTGAGATCACCGCGGCCAATTCGCCCGACTCGGGCGCGGTGTTCACCCTGCGGCTCCCGCGCGGCACGTCCCCGGCGGAGGAGCAGCCCGCCGAGGACGAGCTGACGCCCGGGAGCGACACCGACCGGCCCCAGGGCGAGGACACGAAGGGGGACGCACGATGA
- a CDS encoding VanZ family protein has translation MQRQGSIGGSAASRIRVTGGVLLVAHLAFVAWFTLRPLDVPWVMPANLRPFAGIRADLALGWPEAARRIGEGLALLAPLGVLLPLVGGRMVVSPLASLLRTVAAAALLSWGIELLQTGVPGQVVDVDSLFLNTLGVALAHIALVPAGRSWLRRRTTARPPLSPEEPAQGRTPTIPRVGIAPWSDALPPSSP, from the coding sequence GTGCAGCGTCAAGGCTCCATCGGCGGCAGCGCCGCGTCCCGCATCCGTGTGACAGGGGGTGTCCTCCTCGTCGCCCACCTCGCGTTCGTCGCCTGGTTCACGCTGCGGCCGCTGGACGTGCCCTGGGTGATGCCCGCCAATCTGCGGCCGTTCGCCGGTATCCGGGCCGATCTCGCCCTGGGCTGGCCGGAGGCGGCCCGCCGGATCGGTGAGGGGCTGGCCCTGCTCGCCCCGCTGGGTGTGCTGCTGCCGTTGGTCGGCGGCAGGATGGTCGTCTCGCCGCTGGCGTCCCTGCTGCGCACCGTCGCGGCCGCCGCCCTGCTCTCCTGGGGCATCGAACTGCTGCAGACGGGCGTGCCCGGTCAGGTCGTCGACGTCGACTCGCTGTTCCTGAACACCCTGGGCGTGGCCCTCGCGCATATCGCGCTGGTTCCGGCGGGCCGTTCCTGGCTGCGCCGCCGCACCACCGCCCGTCCGCCCCTGTCCCCGGAGGAGCCGGCTCAGGGTCGGACCCCGACGATTCCCAGGGTCGGGATCGCCCCGTGGAGCGACGCTTTGCCCCCTTCGTCTCCGTAG
- a CDS encoding PspC domain-containing protein: MSRLARPTHGRMIGGVCAALARRFGTSATTMRVIFLVSCLLPGPQFLLYIALWIVLPSEDKVHGKTQTAW; encoded by the coding sequence ATGTCCCGTCTCGCCCGCCCCACCCACGGCCGCATGATCGGCGGAGTGTGCGCCGCGCTGGCACGGCGCTTCGGCACCTCCGCGACGACGATGCGGGTGATCTTCCTGGTCTCGTGCCTGCTGCCGGGCCCGCAGTTCCTGCTGTACATCGCTCTGTGGATCGTGCTCCCGTCGGAGGACAAGGTCCACGGCAAGACCCAGACGGCCTGGTGA